The DNA region AAAAGGTCGATATCGATCATCATCATGCACAATTCAGAGCCTGTCTGTTCCGCCGCTTCCGTCAGTTCCCGCAGCCGGGCGTCGAAATAGCGGCGGTTGGCGAGGCCGGAAAGGGTGTCCGTGATCGCATGTTTGCGGGCTTCCTCCAGCTTGGATTGCAAAAGAAGCACCTCGTCGGAAGTATCCTGCAATTTTTCGGACATGTTCTGGTATTTCTCGGCCATCGCCTCGGTATCGCGCATAATGGCGGCGACGATCTTGTCGGCGGCCTCGGCGCTGCTGACGTTTTTCAGGTCATTCGCCCGCAGGGAAAGCTCTTTGCCGAAGGCCGCCGTTTCCTCCTTGGCCGTGACGATATGCCTGACGGCGGCGGTGATTACCGAATAAACGCCGTTGACTGTGTTGAATATGGCCCGGCAATTGGCGATAGCCAGCAGGCAATGACAGATGATCTCGTTTTTTTCCTGCTCGGAAAGAACATTCTTGTTGGCGAGGAACTGTTCGAGTTTATGATTCAAATCCAGATGGACGCCTTCGCAATAAGCGTACCACACCATAAAAGCGGCGGGCGTCGGCTCAAGTTTATGCCGCTCCATCAGCATCAAGGCCTGCTCGGCGATTTTCCGTGATTTGACGAAATCGGTCATGTATTTTATTGAACCTTGCCGATATCAAAGCCCGTCGCGGAAGCTCTGAAGCCAGACTTGCCGGACCTCAAGCTGGCCGATGTCATGGTCCAGCCAATCCGTCAGATAGCCGGCGTCGCCGGCGTGAAACCGGCGCAGGTCGTCGAGACGAACCAGCTCGTTGTCGCAGGCTTCCACCAGCAGATCGGCCTGGAAGCGTTGCTCGTCCTTGTTCAGCAAGTGCAGGAAGCGGAATTTCAGGGCAAAGACCAGCTTGTTGAGTTCCGTCGCGCCGATGCGAATCCTGGCGGTGAGAAGGTTCCTCAGTTCCTCGCGGCCCCGATCGGTGATGGTGAACTCGGCGTCATCCTCAAGCCCCACTCCGTCCACCGCCTTGATCAACCCCTCGTACTTCAGCATCTCCACCGAGGCGCCCATGACGTCAAGCGAAGGGCCGAGAACGCGGCTTACGAAATGGCGGATGGCGTTGGCCAGCGCGGCGTAGCGCATCGGCTCCTGCGCCACGGCGCCGAGGGCGCACAGGCGAATCGCTTCCTTGGGGGTAAGGGTATTATCAGAAAACATCCAAGAACTCCATCGGCCACCAGATATACTAATCCCGGCGGGTTCCCATGTCTATAATTAGCGTATCCCCGGCCTATGGAATCAAGCGGCGACCTTGAGACCGAAACGGCCCCACACTTCCTTAACGGCGTTCACAAGATGATCTATATCGGCGTCGGTGTGCAGCGGCGTCGGCGTGAACCGCAGGCGCTCGGCGCCGCGAGCCACCGTCGGGTAATTGATAGGCTGGACATAGATGCTGTATTTTTCCATCAACTCATCGCCGGCCTGCTTGCACAGTTCGGCGTTGCCGACCAGCACCGGAACGATGTGGCTGACCGACGGCGCCACCGGAATGCCGGCCTCGGCGAAGCGCCGTTTCAGGGTGGCGGCGCGTTCCTGGTGCCTGACGCGCAGTTCATTGTGTTCTTTGAGATAGCGCACGCTGGCCAAGGCGGCCGAGGCCACCCCCGGCGGAATCGACGAAGAAAAGATAAAGCCCGAGCCGTATGAGCGCACGAAGTCGCACATGGCGGCGGAGCCGGCGATATAGCCGCCGACAACGCCGAAGGCCTTGGCCAGGGTTCCCTGGATAACGGTAATCCGGTCCATCACCCCGTCGCGTTCGGCGACGCCGCCGCCGCGCCGGCCGTACATGCCGACGGCATGAACTTCATCGAGGAAGGTCATGGCGTTATACTTGTCGGCGAGATCGACAATTTCATTGAGGGGCGCGATGTCGCCGTCCATGGAATAGACGGACTCCATCGCCACCATCTTGGGCCGGTCGTGGCCGTACAAACTCAGGATGCGTTCAAGATCATCCATATCGTTGTGCCTGAATATCTTTTTCTCGGCGCGGGAATGGACAATGCCCTCGATCATCGAGTTATGATTCTTTTCGTCCGATATGATGACGATGTCGGGGATCATCGCGCCGAGCGTGCTCAACGCCGTCATGTTGGCCATCCACCCCGAATTGAACAGCAACGCCGATTCCTTGCGGTGCAGGTCGGCCAGTTCGTTTTCCAGCAATACATGATAGTGGTTGGTGCCGGAAATGTTGCGGGTGCCGCCGGCGCCGGCGCCGCACCTGTCGATGGCCTCGTGCATGGCGGCGAGCACCTCGGCCTGCTGGCCCATGCCCATATAGTCGTTGGAACACCAGACGGTGACTTCGCGAATCTCGCCGTTGATATGGAAATCGGCGCGCGGGAACTTCCCGGCCTTACGCTCCAGATCGGCAAACACGCGGTAGCGGCCCTCTTTCTTGAGGCCGTCTATCCTGTCGGCGAAGTATGCTTCGTAATCCACTGCCGTACTCTCCCAGGGCGCAGAACGCTAGGTTAGTAGATTGAACCCCATCACCGCAAGCCTCACTTATTCGTCGTCATCTTCCAGGGACGCCTTTTTCAGCATCAACAAGCGTTCCCACTCCTGTCGGTCGATGTCGGCGCCCTTCATGCTTTCAACTTCAAGGGCGTTAGCCCCGCTTCTGATGCGTCTTAAAATCTGATTCCACCCTTCCAGCACGTTTTTTTCGGGCGCTCCCGGTTTTATGTAGCTGTTTTTCCTGATCAGCGGATCGTTGAAGATGGCGTCGAGGGTTTCCGAAAATCCCCGCCGTTCGAGTTCCGCCTTGAGGTTCTCGGTAACAATGTCGTGGTCGGAAGACAGTATCGAAACAATGGCCTGACGCAGCATATCCAGGAATTGATCGCCAAAGCCGATGCGTCCGATTTCGTCCTCGATCATGTGGAAAAGATTCGGGTGGTTGATGATGCCGGCGATCAGGATTTTCCGGTCGGCGTCCGCCGGATCGGCGTGACCTGCCGCCGACAATGAACCCAGCGGCGGCGCCATCGTCAGTTCAATGCGCTTGGCGCCGCCCTTGACGTACCGCTTCGGCCTGAGACGCTCCCTGATGGCGTCCAGGAAATGCCTGCGGACCAGGGCGTCATCGATCCTTCGGGCGTGGTCTTCCATGCGCTTTTGCAGGGAGGCGCGTTCCTCCGGGGTGGAGACGGCGCGCCCCCCCGTTTCCATCCGCCACAGGACTTCGGACAGAGGCGCGGCCCCGGCGAGCGCCGCCGCCATGGCTTGCGGGCCGCTCTTGTTGATCAGGCTGTCCGGGTCTTCGCCGGGAGGAAGCACGGCGAAGCGCAGCGAGAAACCAGGCCTGAGCAACGGCAAGGCGCGTTCGGCGGCGCGGGCGGCGGCGCGTTGACCGGCGTTGTCGCCGTCAAAACACAGCACAGGCTCCGGCGCCAGCTTCCACAGTTCGCCGATCTGATCTTCGGTGAGCGCCGTGCCCAGCGGCGCCACCACGTTGGCGAAGCCGGCTTCAGCCATGGCGATAACGTCGGTATAACCCTCGGTGACGATGACGGCGCCGGACTTGCGCGCCTGTTCCCTGGCCTGAGCCAACCCGTAGAGAACCCGTCCCTTGNNNNNNNNNNNNNNNNNNGCCGACGCCGAGAATCCGTCCGCCGAAGGCGATAACGCGGCCCCGCCCGTCGGTAATGGGAAACATGACCCGCCCGCGAAAGCGGTCGTAAAGGGAGCGGCTTGCGTCATCGGGCCTTATCAGCAAGCCTCCCGCTTCCATCATCTCCTCGGAGACTCCCTCGCCGGCCAACGCCCCTTTAAGCGATCCCTTGGCATCGAGGGCGAAGCCGATGCGGAAACGCTTGATGGCGGCGTCATCAATGCCGCGACGGGCAAGGTAGTCGAGGGCCGCCTTGCCTTCCGGCTTTTGCAGGATTTTCTCGAAATGGACGGCGGCGGCTTCCATCGCCTGCAAAATGGTCTGCTGCTTGCGCGAGCGTTCCTGCTCCTCCGGGGAATCGACGGGAATCTCCATGCCGGCGTCGGCGGCCAGCCGCTCCACCGCCTCGGGGAAGGACAGGCTGTCCGTATTCATCACGAAGTCGATGGCGCCGCCATGAGCGCCGCAGCCGAAACAATGATAAAAACCTTTCTCCTCGTTGACCGTGAAGGACGGCGTTTTTTCCTTATGGAAGGGGCACAGCCCCGAATGTTCGCGGCCTTTCCTGATCAGCCTGACGCGACGGGCAACGACATCGGCAAGGCCGGTGCGGGCGCGCAATTCATCGAGAAACTGAGGCGAGAACGCCATCGGCGCTTGTTCCAAAGCAGTGCTGAAAATCAGACCCGCATACTAATCCGGCAAGACGACGGATGAAAGGCCGGGATAACTTTCAGTAATAACCTCCCCCGACCCCTCCTTGGTAAGGAGGGGAGAAAAGTTCCTCCCCTTACCAAGGGAGGTCAGGAGGGGTTAAACTTTCAGGAATCTTGACGCAAAGAGCCAACCGGCGCTACCCTGTCGTTCATGGCGGCAATTACTTTCGATACCCTGAAGTTTGTAGAACGGCTGAAGGCGGCGGGCATTTCCGATTCCCACGCCAAGGCTGAGGCTGAGGCGTTAGCCGGAGCCTTCTCCGAGGCCCTGGAAACCCAGCTTGCAACCAAATCCGACATCTTTCGCCTGGAGCGCGAATTGCTGGTGCTCAAGTGGATGGGCGGAGCTACCTTTGGGGGCGTTATCGCCCTCCTTCTCAAAGCCTTCAACTAAGCGCCCGACGGTCCATCCGCTAACATATCCTCGGCAGTTGCTCGCCGGTCAACCAGTCGATGACGCGGTTGCCCCCGAAAACCGTCTTCATGATGACGAAGTTGTTTTGGTCGTCCTCGGTCACCTCGCCGATAATCGCCGCGTCGCGGCCCAGCGGATGGGACTGCATGGCGGCGAGCAAGGCGGCGGCGGCGCCGGGGGCGCAGATCGCCGCCAGTTTGCCCTCATTGGCGACGTTCAAGGGGTCGATCCCCAGCAGCTCGCAGGCCCCCCTGACCGCCGGCTTGACCGGAACGGCGGTCTCGCGGAGCATCATGCCGACGTTGGACTGACGGGCCAGTTCGTTCAAAGTCGCCGCCAACCCGCCGCGAGTCGGATCGCGCAGGCAATGAATATCCGGCGTTGCCGCCAGCATGTCGGCGACCAGTCCGTGC from Rhodospirillales bacterium RIFCSPLOWO2_02_FULL_58_16 includes:
- a CDS encoding 5-aminolevulinic acid synthase, with the protein product MDYEAYFADRIDGLKKEGRYRVFADLERKAGKFPRADFHINGEIREVTVWCSNDYMGMGQQAEVLAAMHEAIDRCGAGAGGTRNISGTNHYHVLLENELADLHRKESALLFNSGWMANMTALSTLGAMIPDIVIISDEKNHNSMIEGIVHSRAEKKIFRHNDMDDLERILSLYGHDRPKMVAMESVYSMDGDIAPLNEIVDLADKYNAMTFLDEVHAVGMYGRRGGGVAERDGVMDRITVIQGTLAKAFGVVGGYIAGSAAMCDFVRSYGSGFIFSSSIPPGVASAALASVRYLKEHNELRVRHQERAATLKRRFAEAGIPVAPSVSHIVPVLVGNAELCKQAGDELMEKYSIYVQPINYPTVARGAERLRFTPTPLHTDADIDHLVNAVKEVWGRFGLKVAA
- a CDS encoding DUF1640 domain-containing protein produces the protein MAAITFDTLKFVERLKAAGISDSHAKAEAEALAGAFSEALETQLATKSDIFRLERELLVLKWMGGATFGGVIALLLKAFN